Proteins from one Dysgonomonas sp. HDW5A genomic window:
- a CDS encoding BamA/TamA family outer membrane protein has product MKTIRIVAMITFAMIGFINLSAQETDSIPEGSYSKGVSITPIPVIAANPTLGIVFGVTSSFSWTMGNPKNTSPSVAVGSLTYTTNNQLISYLRGNAFLSEDSWNLLTDLRFQITSQPTYGLGTGPRSNTLLVDGSEGDVNINNPYKKTPSRQMMEYNFFRLYQTFLKRYQDTRLFLGLGYHLDMFSSIDDHLLDLESDPNRITHHYAYNTSKGISTKSYALSGISLNALFDSRDNTANPYKGRYAMINWRVNPKFIGSTTTNTILWTEYRGYFNLSEERPRNLIAVWLYGNFVTSGDVPYMNLPALGWDTASRSGRAYTFGRFRGEDLVYVESEYRFPLQKDKDKWGGVVFVNAVSASSRTEDVNLFSHINLAGGVGLRYMLNEKARTNLTLDYGWGTNGSQGFFLGLNEAF; this is encoded by the coding sequence TTGGTTTCATTAACTTGTCTGCACAAGAGACAGATTCTATACCAGAGGGTTCTTATAGCAAGGGGGTAAGCATTACACCGATTCCGGTAATAGCCGCTAACCCAACCTTAGGAATCGTGTTTGGTGTTACCTCTAGCTTTTCATGGACTATGGGTAATCCTAAAAATACAAGTCCTTCAGTTGCTGTTGGCTCGTTGACATATACTACCAACAATCAATTAATCTCATACCTTAGAGGAAATGCTTTTTTATCGGAGGATAGCTGGAATTTATTAACCGATCTCCGTTTTCAGATAACCTCTCAGCCCACTTATGGTTTGGGGACAGGTCCAAGAAGCAACACTCTGCTTGTTGATGGTAGTGAAGGGGATGTAAACATAAACAATCCTTATAAAAAAACGCCTTCACGGCAAATGATGGAGTACAATTTTTTTCGTTTGTATCAGACATTTTTGAAAAGATATCAGGATACACGTCTTTTCTTAGGTTTGGGCTATCATTTGGATATGTTTTCGAGTATCGATGATCATCTTTTAGATCTAGAGTCTGATCCTAACCGTATTACTCATCATTATGCTTATAATACATCTAAGGGAATTAGTACAAAATCTTACGCCCTCTCGGGAATCTCGCTTAATGCTTTATTTGATAGTCGAGATAATACTGCAAATCCTTATAAAGGACGATATGCTATGATAAATTGGAGGGTAAATCCCAAATTTATAGGGAGTACAACTACTAACACCATTTTGTGGACAGAGTATAGAGGTTATTTTAATTTATCGGAAGAGCGACCTCGTAACTTGATTGCGGTTTGGTTATATGGGAATTTTGTAACATCGGGTGATGTGCCTTATATGAATTTACCTGCTTTAGGTTGGGATACAGCAAGTCGATCGGGGAGAGCTTATACTTTCGGGCGTTTTCGTGGAGAAGACTTGGTTTATGTAGAATCTGAATATCGTTTTCCTTTACAGAAAGATAAAGATAAATGGGGTGGAGTTGTTTTTGTTAATGCAGTATCGGCTAGTAGTCGTACCGAAGACGTTAATTTGTTTAGCCATATAAATTTGGCTGGAGGTGTAGGATTACGCTATATGCTGAATGAGAAAGCACGAACAAACCTTACATTGGACTATGGATGGGGAACAAATGGATCTCAAGGATTCTTCTTAGGGTTAAATGAAGCTTTTTAG
- a CDS encoding bifunctional 3-deoxy-7-phosphoheptulonate synthase/chorismate mutase type II encodes MKLESILLPGVDPKRPFVIAGPCSAETEDQVMETAKQLAADGIKVMRAGIWKPRTKPGGFEGIGSEGLSWLKRVKKETGMYVSTEVATQKHVYEALKYGVDLLWIGARTTANPFAVQEIAEALQGVDIPVLVKNPVNPDLELWIGALERLSNVGLTKLGAIHRGFSSFDKKIYRNLPQWHIPIELKRRYPDLPIICDPSHIGGKRDLIQPLSQQAMDLNFEGLIIETHCNPDCAWSDASQQVTPERLKEILGSLIIREGKQTTEDLSALRRQIDEADDQLLELIAKRMRVSKEIGTFKKEHNMTIVQTDRYDEILTKRIAQATEMDMNPEFMRVILEAIHEESVRVQLDIMNK; translated from the coding sequence ATGAAATTAGAATCAATTTTACTTCCCGGGGTAGACCCAAAAAGACCTTTCGTTATTGCAGGACCTTGTAGCGCCGAAACTGAAGACCAAGTAATGGAAACTGCTAAACAATTAGCAGCCGACGGCATCAAAGTAATGCGTGCGGGAATATGGAAACCACGTACAAAACCCGGAGGCTTTGAAGGTATCGGAAGTGAAGGACTATCTTGGTTGAAGAGAGTAAAAAAAGAAACAGGAATGTATGTTTCTACGGAAGTTGCAACTCAAAAGCACGTATACGAAGCCTTGAAATATGGAGTAGATTTACTTTGGATAGGTGCTCGTACAACTGCTAATCCTTTTGCTGTACAAGAAATTGCAGAAGCGTTGCAAGGTGTTGACATACCCGTATTGGTAAAAAACCCTGTAAATCCCGATTTAGAATTATGGATCGGTGCATTGGAGCGTTTAAGTAATGTTGGTTTAACCAAATTGGGAGCTATCCACAGAGGATTCAGTTCTTTTGACAAGAAGATATATCGCAACCTTCCACAATGGCATATACCAATCGAATTGAAACGCCGTTACCCAGATCTTCCAATTATTTGTGACCCTAGTCATATTGGAGGCAAACGTGATTTGATTCAACCGCTTTCTCAACAGGCTATGGACTTGAACTTCGAGGGTTTAATCATCGAAACTCATTGCAACCCCGACTGTGCGTGGAGTGATGCTTCTCAACAAGTAACTCCTGAGAGATTAAAAGAAATATTAGGTTCTCTGATCATACGTGAAGGCAAACAAACAACTGAAGACTTATCGGCTCTTCGCCGTCAGATTGACGAGGCTGACGATCAATTACTTGAACTTATCGCCAAACGCATGCGCGTTTCTAAAGAAATCGGTACTTTCAAAAAAGAGCACAATATGACAATCGTACAGACCGATCGTTATGATGAAATTCTAACAAAACGCATTGCTCAAGCTACTGAAATGGATATGAACCCTGAATTCATGCGTGTTATTCTTGAAGCAATACATGAAGAATCAGTAAGAGTTCAGCTGGATATAATGAATAAATAA
- a CDS encoding GNAT family N-acetyltransferase encodes MKFTAIETTLKNGETIVIREAQIEDAAELITVVKKYIEESEFIPYVEGEFNPTLEEEEKWIQSFLDNENSLILVATHQGHIIGNINFGGLQQKIMYHTARLGMGMLSEWKGVGVGSALLDNALQWAKSHSPLEIIYLEVYANNKAGLALYKKYGFEESGKRKGIFKVDDKTYIDEIIMIQKIK; translated from the coding sequence ATGAAATTTACAGCAATAGAGACAACTCTAAAAAATGGAGAAACTATAGTCATTCGTGAAGCACAGATTGAAGATGCAGCCGAACTGATAACCGTTGTAAAAAAATATATTGAAGAAAGTGAGTTTATTCCCTATGTAGAAGGAGAATTTAATCCGACTTTGGAGGAAGAGGAGAAATGGATACAATCGTTTCTTGATAATGAAAATAGCCTTATATTAGTGGCTACACATCAGGGACACATTATCGGGAACATCAACTTTGGCGGATTACAACAAAAGATAATGTACCATACTGCACGCTTAGGTATGGGGATGTTATCCGAGTGGAAAGGTGTTGGAGTTGGATCGGCACTTCTAGATAATGCTCTACAATGGGCTAAAAGCCATTCACCTTTAGAGATTATATATCTTGAAGTTTATGCTAATAACAAGGCAGGACTGGCATTATATAAAAAATACGGTTTCGAAGAATCGGGAAAACGTAAAGGTATTTTTAAAGTAGACGATAAAACATATATCGACGAAATTATAATGATACAGAAAATAAAATAA
- a CDS encoding pyridoxal phosphate-dependent aminotransferase: MSTKQIIPAERLNSISEYYFSTKLKEVAEMNAAGKNVISLGIGSPDLPPSKETIEALCESAAQPNVHGYQPYVGIPELRRAFADWYKKWYSVDLDPSCEVQPLIGSKEGILHISLTFLNPGDGVLVPNPGYPTYTSVSNLVQAKIHTYDLDENNNWQPDFEALEKMDLSNVKLMWVNYPNMPTGANATIELYERLVAFGKKHGIIIVNDNPYSFILNTNRLSILQIEGAKDICIEMNSLSKSHNMPGWRMAMLASNAQFVQWILKVKSNIDSGQFKPVQLATIAALNNSEEWHTENNINLYTARRKYAEEIMSSLGCTFDPKQVGLFLWGKIPDTYKDSAELADKVLYEANVFLTPGFIFGDKGKRYIRISLCCNEQMLKEALERVKKLS, translated from the coding sequence ATGAGCACAAAACAGATTATTCCGGCAGAACGCCTCAATTCTATTAGCGAATATTATTTCTCGACCAAACTCAAAGAGGTTGCCGAAATGAACGCAGCAGGTAAAAATGTAATAAGCCTGGGAATAGGAAGCCCCGATCTTCCCCCTTCAAAAGAAACGATAGAAGCCTTATGCGAATCGGCTGCACAACCCAATGTTCACGGATATCAACCTTATGTAGGTATTCCTGAACTACGACGTGCTTTCGCTGATTGGTATAAAAAATGGTACAGCGTCGATTTAGACCCGTCTTGCGAAGTTCAGCCACTTATAGGTTCTAAGGAAGGAATCTTGCATATTTCTTTGACTTTCCTTAATCCCGGTGACGGAGTACTCGTACCCAATCCAGGTTATCCGACATACACATCAGTAAGTAATTTGGTGCAAGCTAAAATACACACTTACGATCTGGATGAAAATAACAATTGGCAACCGGATTTCGAAGCTCTCGAAAAAATGGATTTGTCGAATGTAAAACTCATGTGGGTAAATTACCCTAATATGCCTACAGGAGCAAATGCAACTATTGAATTATACGAGCGCTTGGTTGCTTTCGGCAAAAAACACGGTATCATAATAGTAAATGACAATCCATACAGCTTCATTTTAAATACAAACAGATTAAGCATTCTGCAAATTGAAGGAGCTAAGGATATCTGCATCGAGATGAACTCTCTTAGCAAATCACATAATATGCCGGGCTGGCGTATGGCTATGCTGGCTTCCAATGCTCAATTTGTACAATGGATATTAAAAGTGAAAAGCAATATTGATAGCGGACAGTTCAAACCGGTTCAACTGGCAACTATTGCAGCACTTAATAATTCGGAAGAATGGCACACTGAGAATAATATCAACCTATATACAGCTCGCCGTAAATATGCCGAAGAAATAATGAGCAGCCTAGGCTGTACATTTGATCCCAAGCAGGTAGGTTTGTTCTTATGGGGCAAAATACCCGACACCTATAAAGACAGTGCCGAACTGGCGGATAAAGTTCTCTATGAAGCAAATGTATTCCTCACTCCCGGATTTATATTCGGAGATAAAGGTAAACGCTATATACGCATTTCACTTTGTTGTAATGAACAAATGTTGAAGGAAGCATTGGAGAGGGTAAAAAAATTGTCTTAA
- a CDS encoding prephenate dehydratase, which produces MRKVAIQGGLGAYHGIAAENFFVGEEVEIVPCITFKDIFTSIKKDPNIIGIMAIENTIAGSLLPNYELLKNNKLPIAGEYKQRVSHCLAVLPGQTIHDVKEVISHPIALMQCVDFLETLPKVKVVEHEDTALAAKDIKDKNMLGTAAICSTRAAEIYGLDILARGIETNKHNFTRFLIFGNRWIVDEIQKDEVLNKSSIVFTLPHNEGSLSQVLSVLSFYHINLTKIQSLPIIGREWEYQFYIDVKFDNYERYQQALNAIRPLISELKILGDYPEGRQSEL; this is translated from the coding sequence ATGAGAAAGGTAGCAATTCAAGGAGGACTCGGAGCATATCACGGGATAGCAGCAGAAAATTTCTTTGTTGGTGAAGAGGTTGAAATCGTCCCCTGCATTACATTTAAAGATATCTTTACTTCTATCAAGAAAGATCCGAATATCATCGGGATTATGGCTATTGAAAACACAATAGCAGGCAGCCTTTTGCCAAACTACGAATTGCTAAAGAATAATAAGCTACCTATTGCGGGTGAATACAAGCAACGCGTTTCGCATTGTCTGGCTGTATTGCCCGGGCAGACTATACACGATGTAAAGGAAGTGATTTCGCATCCTATTGCATTGATGCAGTGTGTAGATTTCTTAGAAACCCTACCTAAAGTAAAAGTGGTAGAGCACGAGGACACTGCACTTGCAGCTAAAGATATTAAAGATAAAAATATGCTGGGTACTGCAGCCATATGCAGCACGAGAGCAGCCGAAATATACGGATTGGATATACTAGCGAGGGGAATTGAGACAAATAAGCACAATTTTACTCGCTTTCTTATTTTTGGCAATCGCTGGATTGTGGACGAGATACAAAAAGACGAGGTATTAAACAAATCGTCTATTGTATTTACATTACCACATAACGAGGGCAGTTTATCTCAGGTTTTGTCGGTACTCTCATTTTATCACATCAATCTGACTAAGATACAATCGCTCCCTATCATAGGCCGTGAGTGGGAATATCAATTTTATATTGACGTGAAATTTGATAATTACGAGCGATACCAACAGGCTTTAAACGCTATACGTCCACTAATCAGCGAATTAAAAATATTAGGAGACTATCCCGAAGGAAGACAAAGTGAATTATAA
- the dusB gene encoding tRNA dihydrouridine synthase DusB, producing the protein MKISNIDFSDQPVFLAPMEDVTDMDFRLLCKQFGADMVYTEFVSSDALIRHVNKTKEKLTICDAERPVAIQIYGREVDAMVEAARICEEAQPDIIDINFGCPVKKVAGKGAGSGMMKTPDLMVEITREVVKAVKLPVTLKTRLGWDHDSKIIVELAEELQDVGIQALTIHGRTRSQMYRDDADWSLIADVKNNQRMHIPIIGNGDVTTPEQCKLRFDQTGVDAVMIGRGAIGNPWIFKETKHYLKTGELLPKESFVWYLNILKEYIQKNVAHSGERGGIIHSRRHLASSNLFKGIPDFKQTRIAMLRAATVEELFCVLDSIPAEFGLE; encoded by the coding sequence ATGAAAATTAGCAATATAGATTTTTCGGATCAACCGGTTTTTTTGGCTCCAATGGAAGATGTAACCGACATGGATTTCAGGTTATTATGTAAACAGTTTGGAGCAGATATGGTTTACACGGAGTTTGTTTCGAGTGACGCCCTTATCAGACATGTGAATAAGACAAAAGAAAAGCTGACTATATGCGATGCTGAGCGTCCTGTGGCTATACAGATATACGGACGGGAAGTAGACGCCATGGTGGAGGCTGCCAGAATTTGTGAAGAAGCTCAGCCCGATATTATAGATATTAACTTTGGTTGTCCTGTAAAGAAAGTTGCAGGAAAAGGGGCAGGTTCCGGAATGATGAAAACACCTGATTTAATGGTTGAGATTACTCGTGAAGTGGTGAAAGCTGTTAAGCTGCCCGTAACTCTAAAAACCCGTTTAGGATGGGATCACGACTCCAAAATAATTGTTGAACTTGCGGAAGAGTTGCAAGATGTAGGCATTCAGGCTTTGACCATTCATGGCAGGACACGTAGCCAGATGTATCGTGATGATGCCGACTGGTCTTTAATTGCTGATGTGAAGAATAATCAACGGATGCATATTCCGATAATTGGTAATGGAGATGTTACAACTCCTGAGCAGTGTAAGCTTCGTTTTGATCAGACAGGTGTTGATGCTGTGATGATAGGACGTGGGGCCATTGGTAATCCGTGGATATTTAAAGAGACGAAGCATTATTTAAAGACAGGAGAATTGTTACCAAAAGAATCTTTTGTTTGGTACTTAAATATTTTGAAGGAATATATTCAAAAGAATGTAGCTCATTCGGGCGAAAGAGGAGGTATTATTCATAGCCGCAGGCATTTGGCATCAAGTAATTTATTTAAAGGTATTCCCGATTTTAAGCAGACACGTATTGCCATGTTGAGGGCTGCTACTGTTGAGGAGCTATTTTGTGTATTAGATTCTATTCCTGCCGAGTTTGGACTTGAATAA
- a CDS encoding DUF3836 domain-containing protein, with product MKAAIITLSIAIFALAGNINNAFSKDNFYKNEEINKAGQITKTTVCTGEDGKNLTPVKQFENKYDNNGKIHERILSVWDSRQSQWNANKKYQYEYTSDGQLQMLSYTTFNDSKNVWEGEIKYAMYIYNSEGNLLLVDYFNIENKDYEALASDFSIK from the coding sequence ATGAAAGCAGCAATAATAACCCTAAGTATAGCAATATTTGCTCTAGCAGGAAATATAAATAATGCCTTTAGCAAGGATAATTTCTACAAAAACGAAGAAATTAATAAAGCCGGACAAATTACCAAGACAACAGTATGCACAGGAGAAGACGGAAAAAACCTGACACCTGTTAAGCAATTCGAGAACAAGTACGACAATAACGGAAAGATACATGAGAGGATATTATCTGTATGGGATTCCCGACAATCACAATGGAATGCCAACAAAAAGTATCAATACGAATACACTTCGGATGGACAATTGCAGATGCTTTCGTATACAACATTCAATGACTCAAAAAATGTATGGGAAGGTGAAATAAAATATGCGATGTATATATATAATTCTGAAGGCAACCTTCTGCTTGTTGATTATTTTAATATCGAAAATAAAGATTATGAAGCATTAGCTTCTGACTTTAGCATAAAATAA
- a CDS encoding PspC domain-containing protein — protein sequence MKETIKASIGGYAFTLDADAYEILKSYLDNLKFHFENKEDGHEIISDIEARMCELLQMKASKDESIITIEDARSIIEIMGNPVDFEEEAPDNTNIDDNSNKYQKPENTIISKKLYRDPENGILGGVCAGLAKYFHVDVVLIRIGYAASIALAGFIADKLGGYIFLSYFLLWIAMPKAKTFAQKLAMSGADPSIEAIENRTAKISRRRESRIGSVLGSIIKAASGTIVFMIGIAIALAGGFTIFFPAALDMPSISEVLSIFGLYSANMNITLAIIWFLPAACLLYLGIIICTKITPKDFVIFGIALLIWIGACSYLGVISAKQAKNYKEHANFVEKVDINTSSDTLYVQLHKDVQNAYRWKNGNNELYTLDGDPKSWFIFPGVQVNQDTIYKNFEIKIKKTAFDKNYQLAKTKATEAQLNYNIQDSLVLINPHLYNKNNPWNRELFEIEINCPINKTVIIDEPINYGKHYFDNWDMD from the coding sequence ATGAAAGAAACAATAAAAGCCAGCATAGGAGGATACGCCTTCACATTAGACGCAGATGCATACGAAATATTAAAATCATATCTCGACAATTTAAAATTCCACTTCGAGAATAAAGAAGATGGACATGAGATCATATCGGATATAGAAGCACGTATGTGCGAACTCCTACAGATGAAAGCCAGTAAAGATGAAAGCATAATCACAATTGAAGATGCTAGAAGTATTATTGAAATAATGGGAAATCCTGTAGATTTCGAAGAGGAGGCTCCCGATAATACAAACATAGATGATAATTCAAACAAATATCAAAAGCCTGAGAATACAATAATCAGCAAGAAACTCTACAGGGACCCCGAAAATGGAATTCTGGGAGGGGTATGTGCAGGACTTGCAAAATACTTTCATGTAGATGTCGTATTAATACGAATTGGCTATGCAGCCAGTATTGCCTTAGCCGGATTTATTGCTGACAAACTGGGTGGTTATATTTTTCTCTCTTATTTCCTGCTATGGATAGCAATGCCCAAAGCTAAGACATTCGCACAAAAGTTGGCTATGTCGGGAGCAGATCCGAGTATTGAAGCAATAGAAAACCGAACTGCTAAAATATCGAGACGCAGAGAAAGCCGCATAGGAAGTGTCTTAGGATCTATCATCAAAGCTGCAAGCGGAACTATCGTATTCATGATCGGTATAGCCATTGCATTAGCCGGAGGCTTTACCATATTTTTCCCGGCAGCATTAGATATGCCTTCTATTTCTGAAGTATTAAGCATATTTGGTTTATACTCTGCCAATATGAATATCACCTTAGCAATAATCTGGTTCTTACCGGCTGCCTGCTTATTGTATTTAGGAATAATAATATGCACAAAGATCACACCTAAAGACTTTGTTATATTCGGCATAGCATTATTAATCTGGATTGGAGCATGCTCATACCTTGGCGTTATTTCGGCAAAACAAGCTAAAAACTACAAAGAACATGCAAATTTCGTTGAAAAGGTAGATATAAATACTTCGTCAGACACACTCTATGTACAATTACACAAAGATGTGCAAAATGCATACAGATGGAAAAATGGAAATAATGAATTGTATACATTGGATGGAGACCCAAAGTCATGGTTTATCTTCCCCGGAGTACAGGTAAATCAAGATACGATTTATAAGAACTTTGAAATAAAAATTAAGAAAACAGCTTTTGATAAGAACTATCAATTGGCAAAAACAAAGGCTACAGAAGCTCAGCTTAATTATAATATCCAGGATTCTTTGGTACTGATCAATCCTCATTTATATAACAAGAATAATCCTTGGAATCGTGAATTATTCGAAATTGAAATCAATTGTCCAATCAATAAAACCGTTATAATAGATGAACCTATCAACTACGGGAAGCATTATTTCGACAATTGGGATATGGATTAA
- a CDS encoding PadR family transcriptional regulator, translating to MEPINVDNIKAQMRKGILEYCILSILSEGDAYASAIINELKESEMIVVEGTLYPLLTRQKNQELLSYRWEESTQGPPRKYYSITDRGRAVLAELDNVWADLVNTIARIRKNKSVDIQE from the coding sequence ATGGAACCAATTAATGTAGATAATATAAAAGCTCAAATGAGAAAAGGGATTCTCGAATATTGTATTCTCAGCATACTGTCCGAAGGGGATGCTTATGCTTCTGCAATAATAAATGAACTGAAAGAATCTGAAATGATTGTAGTTGAAGGAACCCTATATCCTCTACTCACCAGACAAAAAAATCAGGAGTTACTCTCATACCGCTGGGAAGAATCGACCCAAGGACCTCCCCGCAAATACTATTCTATCACAGACAGAGGCAGAGCCGTATTAGCAGAGCTGGATAATGTATGGGCAGATCTGGTAAATACAATCGCCCGAATCAGAAAAAACAAATCCGTAGATATTCAAGAGTAA
- a CDS encoding PspC domain-containing protein → MKKVVEVNIGGVNFTIEDDSYIQLKSYLTRFEASLPLEDAKEIMEDVEARVAEIFQKEVRYPNQVIGSDSVKKVIECLGEVNSNTNTSNQSQTKTENKMRTGKKLYRNMDDKVFAGVCSGLASYFDIDVTLIRVIFVIVFILGGSAFFAYIILWVVMPKATTVIQKMEMNGDPITPENLRNYSK, encoded by the coding sequence ATGAAAAAAGTTGTAGAAGTAAATATAGGAGGAGTCAACTTTACGATTGAGGATGATTCATACATCCAATTAAAGAGTTACTTAACAAGATTCGAGGCTTCACTTCCTTTAGAAGATGCAAAAGAAATAATGGAAGATGTAGAAGCCAGAGTTGCTGAAATATTTCAAAAAGAAGTTCGATATCCAAACCAAGTTATTGGATCCGATTCTGTAAAAAAGGTAATTGAGTGCTTGGGTGAAGTAAATTCAAACACAAATACGAGTAATCAATCTCAAACAAAAACTGAAAATAAAATGAGAACAGGAAAAAAATTATATCGCAACATGGATGACAAAGTATTTGCAGGAGTTTGTAGTGGACTTGCCTCGTACTTTGATATAGATGTCACCCTAATCAGAGTCATTTTTGTTATAGTATTCATTTTGGGAGGCTCTGCATTCTTTGCTTACATCATACTCTGGGTTGTTATGCCTAAAGCAACAACAGTGATTCAAAAGATGGAAATGAACGGAGATCCTATAACTCCCGAGAATCTGAGAAACTACTCAAAATAA